The following proteins are encoded in a genomic region of Rattus rattus isolate New Zealand chromosome 2, Rrattus_CSIRO_v1, whole genome shotgun sequence:
- the Mrpl17 gene encoding 39S ribosomal protein L17, mitochondrial isoform X1 — MRLSLAVAISHGRVYRRLGLGPESRIHLLRNLLTGLVRHERIEATWARVDEMRGYAEKLIDYGKLGDTNERAMRMADFWLTEKDLIPKLFKVLAPRFQGQNGNYTRMLRIPNRKEQDRAKMAVIEYKGNCLPPLPLPHRDSNLTLLNQLLLGLQQDLHHNQKASLHSSHTVQTPKT; from the exons atgaggTTGTCGTTAGCTGTCGCTATCTCCCACGGCCGCGTCTACCGCCGCCTGGGCCTCGGTCCCGAGTCCCGGATCCACCTTCTACGGAACTTGCTCACAGGCCTAGTTCGCCACGAACGCATCGAGGCGACATGGGCACGCGTGGACGAGATGAGGGGCTACGCGGAGAAG CTCATCGACTATGGAAAGCTGGGAGACACCAACGAACGAGCCATGCGTATGGCTGACTTCTGGCTCACT GAGAAGGACTTGATCCCAAAGCTGTTTAAAGTGCTAGCGCCTCGGTTCCAAGGTCAGAATGGCAACTACACAAGAATGCTACGGATCCCGAATCGAAAGGAACAAGATCGGGCCAAGATGGCAGTGATAGAATATAAGGGGaactgcctccctcccctgcctctgcctcacagagaTAGCAACCTTACTCTCCTAAACCAGCTACTCCTGGGACTGCAGCAGGACCTGCACCATAACCAGAAAGCAAGCCTCCACAGCTCCCATACAGTTCAAACACCAAAGACTTGA
- the LOC116891831 gene encoding LOW QUALITY PROTEIN: interferon-induced very large GTPase 1-like (The sequence of the model RefSeq protein was modified relative to this genomic sequence to represent the inferred CDS: inserted 2 bases in 2 codons), whose product MASAKCIPDEPQLRSRRRHDLQEMLTEVGLSVDYWLPKLQEDLGVTSAQALQYLDKRDLQKLKSQTQQTWEKRALERLLDLSHPNSVAELHKTPEEMIKTRQRQAGQALHALKALQSEGKHREEEAVRRREAELRQAIEIPEECWPVPEVSLKDITEIMERHLSHMEQTLALSQNLSDGELVRWASGGLALQGIYKSSHQKSLIQKREELLSVPKQFSLVGPERGMWIETKEFSSFQEQATFTHTIEMLGFSPNSLLKGEGWGLSLEAGMGQNKQTETDDTHKSHSEQSYFCSAKFSYVPLATCHFPHQSSSALKAALQELKXIEELLEQTTHPEGXPLLRHRTENFFHRFGSHANQGPLHLGGIYCWKAISEGFKSEQLDDVKKQAEESLNMYIKGSYSGFGVKAGASVNMPDSHSKTASHSTTHENLKTKVQLSVAQTGGPAEADGIAQWTAGLVASNQTWSVIDRGLQLVPIWDIILSSHRTDFKDALQVANCLKDNYTALTGLAAQIQEGEEFLTAREEARLFLEDVKCWEVSDPEEQLNTLIHFMQTLSQKIKSYTIWINTCLTDWDLQNFLINIVNFCKNSPTYKTQFIKSQLSSLLEPHVYKVTNFPQTQSIMQWINQSESEEEQVEITSFSEFINTLKNTHKNLMEVNFKSESPETVEEAKRMATYEVTTALSSFMKYLRETEQPDMQLLVLTIAAGAGYQLVNSIFQHLLGCNELNFLVDQMQSNQHKYQELKNICNCRAQAFLVLTALRTTVEITDISTEDKKQRLTLIKQHMGKLLSEEVAHILTKHGAHHDWENLENDLRLLIDGDYKATTPPLEMDEVKKQLQSLCHEKKQTYKQQSNDNNTKEMIENGPFLDLLQRLGLDHYYPKRMSRADFHLIYKTSVYNSQPRSEKELPFYFLQKLLMLDYGLRHLVFKNDENIKKQISIGSDDHENEDFDPYEDVIKDNVSLSYPSATESWPHIHPMDIQMAIFHCADDLTKQYILSKLSICQYALPLVVPNPNNCQIEFYLWSLRQIRKSWQESSESPQDQSYSHKNQQICRVSTPIVSFIRVGNGLSASKSQIMNSLLSKRKHDVFFHRHCRGSNKHCLMMEGVVDICWFCPAGQGEDIFDKCLTFTNLHGDAKEHCQQLTFLQDVSSLIVILMSASDNNKENQNFVRHLCQSPRPLICLIDDKEKVIANNSGKRMRIGIKNRNEAELTEELTNAIKHFLELSNTALSLEDCSQIARKQGFLIDEDQRDCKEAKEKAQTIMALLEECKLSQTKENLLPLQGQLWHLWCKKDKEFYHLREKGNRSIEQHKSEIETDKRTIRCRQLEKAFPLNDLMRSVLQLLQEYSETHNNLYFLQWLTLFFDNLTIEHLEKLHEKQRSLWLMVQREKQRAQKSNSLTLWQKQIEAISMEIHDCTLGTEHLLREVGQIYEALEETSSSREKFFLCLPQIAADLMIAGVPIELMDGDASYVPLKWLAAIFDKISEKVGDKRLFVLSVLGLQSSGKSTLLNALFGLQFTVSAGRCTKGAYMQLLKVEETFTEELGFDFVLVVDTEGLRAPELNNKSQNWDNELATFVIGLGNLTLINIFGENPSEMQDILQIAVQAFLRMKQVKISPSCLFVHQNVGEVTAKDQNMEGRRCLEQRLDEMAVTAAEQEECSNVSHFNDVIKFDVNNHVYYFAHLWDGNPPMAPPNPRYSHNVQELKNRIILTAKQEPRGSIMKISDVKFRVQDLWKALVNENFIFSFRNTREIMAMSKLETMYNHWTWELRSHMLDFQNQLINQIQNGKVQALKTSIFEAPVTEKYMAIKQELEKYFSEDPDNEILVQWKSNFENKLIILKEALISDTRRKANELIHLKKNQERLDKKKSSYENELLERSRKLALTVKGKELNEEELHEKFNQLWKKWVCEVSLDLPPVIEPDIDTDSENILWEYFQKEINMVDILMRYSEDKFQINYDEHVKMNKKYNFMTRTLKVCDRVSINMTTENIITRFNETINNIHKQQCDYNSSYFHEILRIIEEEVKSAHTEERYTFTSKYIIDLSLCLFQRASKSFKEMHKAFKSANDPVNYLERKKDDFFMSFKISCQGATSIKTFVDFLWHKLTPAISATIRGKMVIKIAGDMRSSCPEFNGNRANLEKHILISLAEEENFDNYWQYLHYTKSFFSSYIENHIKQYCSNEGSKKIKTFLKISLGDIKNAILSAIHESTAVAKDKGSTASGWLDLFCDHLGSNLVFPRRDLVSIEHQEITDTEFLKEAMSTALDPAMRKVEEDCSRKPMDEMVPDIEKILSEHLCGCWKQCPLCKAICTNTIPQHEGDHSVPFHRPQAVSGWHKHKTDHFVIDCCTSSVASDRFMLLGNNREIPYKNYRQAGGDYATWSIAPDSSTQSYWKWFVSHFRSKLEEKYQKKFTDTGEIPEAWAKITKEDVLNDLKEQ is encoded by the exons ATGGCATCAGCAAAGTGCATCCCTGATGAGCCTCAGctaagaagcagaaggaggcaCGATCTCCAGGAGATGCTGACAGAAGTGGGACTGTCTGTTGACTACTGGCTGCCTAAGCTTCAGGAAGACCTGGGTGTGACCTCTGCTCAGGCTTTACAATATTTAGACAAAAGAGACCTCCAGAAGCTGAAGTCCCAGACACAACAAACATGGGAGAAAAGGGCTCTGGAGAGGCTGCTTGACCTCTCACACCCAAATAGTGTTGCAGAGCTGCACAAGACACCAGAGGAGATGATAAagaccaggcagaggcaggcaggacaggCACTGCATGCTCTGAAAGCCTTGCAGTCAGAAGGGAAGCACAGAGAAGAAGAGGCAGtgaggagaagagaagcagagcTGAGGCAAGCAATAGAGATCCCTGAGGAGTGTTGGCCAGTGCCTGAAGTGTCCCTAAAAGACATCACTGAAATAATGGAGAGACATCTCAGTCACATGGAACAGACCTTGGCTCTCAGTCAAAACCTCTCAGATGGAGAACTGGTAAGATGGGCATCTGGAGGGCTGGCCCTGCAGGGAATTTATAAGAGCAGCCACCAAAAAAGCCTGATTCAGAAGAGAGAAGAGCTACTCAGTGTCCCTAAGCAGTTCTCACTTGTTGGCCCAGAACGTGGCATGTGGATAGAAACAAAGGAATTTTCATCTTTTCAAGAACAAGCCACATTTACACACACTATAGAGATGCTGGGTTTCAGCCCAAACTCCTTGCTTAAAGGCGAAGGTTGGGGACTTAGTCTAGAAGCTGGTATgggtcaaaacaaacaaacagaaactgacGATACCCACAAATCACATTCAGAGCAATCTTATTTCTGCTCAGCCAAGTTCAGCTATGTCCCATTGGCCACCTGCCattttccacatcaatcatcttCAGCTCTCAAGGCTGCTCTCCAGGAACTAA GTATTGAAGAACTCCTGGAACAGACTACACACCCAGAAG TTCCCTTACTGAGGCACAGGACTGAAAACTTTTTCCACAGGTTTGGCTCTCATGCTAACCAAGGCCCACTGCACCTGGGGGGAATCTACTGCTGGAAAGCCATTTCAGAAGGTTTCAAAAGTGAGCAATTGGATGATGTAAAGAAGCAAGCAGAAGAGTCTTTGAATATGTACATAAAAGGCAGCTATAGTGGCTTTGGAGTTAAAGCTGGTGCAAGTGTAAATATGCCAGACTCACATTCAAAAACAGCATCTCACAGTACAACTCATGAGAACCTGAAAACCAAGGTGCAACTATCTGTAGCACAGACAGGCGGACCAGCAGAAGCAGATGGAATTGCCCAGTGGACAGCTGGTCTTGTAGCTAGCAATCAAACCTGGTCTGTCATTGATAGGGGACTCCAATTGGTACCTATTTGGGACATCATCCTGTCCAGTCACAGGACTGATTTTAAGGATGCCCTTCAAGTGGCTAACTGCCTAAAAGACAACTACACTGCTCTGACTGGACTCGCTGCCCAGATTCAAGAAGGAGAAGAATTTCTTACTGCTAGAGAAGAAGCTAGGCTTTTCCTAGAGGATGTGAAATGCTGGGAGGTTTCTGATCCTGAAGAACAGCTTAatacattaatacattttatGCAAACATtgagtcaaaaaataaaaagttataccATTTGGATTAATACATGCCTCACAGATTGGGATCTGCAGAATTTTCTAATAAACATTGTCAACTTCTGCAAAAATTCACCCACTTATAAAACTCAGTTTATTAAATCTCAGTTGAGCAGCCTTCTAGAACCTCATGTCTACAAAGTGACAAACTTTCCTCAGACACAATCCATCATGCAGTGGATCAATCAGTCAGAGTCAGAGGAAGAGCAAGTCGAAATCACCtcattttctgaattcattaACACATTAAAGAACACCCACAAAAACCTGATGGAGGTAAATTTCAAAAGTGAGTCTCCAGAAACAGTGGAAGAAGCAAAAAGAATGGCTACATATGAGGTCACcacagctctcagctccttcatgAAGTACCTCAGAGAAACAGAGCAGCCAGACATGCAGCTGCTGGTACTCACCATTGCAGCTGGTGCAGGCTATCAGTTGGTAAACAGCATTTTTCAGCATCTTCTGGGGTGTAATGAGTTAAACTTCCTCGTGGATCAAATGCAAAGTAATCAACACAAATACCAAGAGCTTAAAAATATTTGCAATTGCAGAGCCCAGGCATTCCTGGTGCTCACAGCTCTAAGAACCACAGTTGAAATCACAGATATTTCTACAGAAGATAAAAAACAACGTTTGACATTAATAAAACAACATATGGGAAAATTGTTGTCTGAAGAAGTTGCACATATTCTTACAAAACATGGAGCACATCATGACTGGGAAAATCTGGAGAATGATTTAAGATTACTCATTGATGGGGACTATAAAGCCACCACCCCTCCTTTAGAAATGGATGAGGTAAAAAAACAATTGCAAAGTCTCTGCCATGAAAAGAAGCAGACTTATAAACAACAAAGTAATGACAACAACACAAAGGAAATGATAGAAAATGGACCTTTCCTAGATTTACTCCAACGGCTAGGCCTAGACCATTACTACCCAAAAAGAATGAGCAGAGCTGACTTCCATCTGATCTACAAGACCTCTGTGTACAATTCACAGCCGAGATCGGAAAAGGaacttccattttatttcctACAAAAGCTACTGATGTTGGATTATGGGTTGAGACATCTTGTCTTCAAAAAtgatgaaaacataaaaaaacagatCTCCATAGGTTCTGACGATCACGAAAATGAAGATTTTGATCCATATGAAGATGTCATTAAAGACAATGTTAGTCTTAGCTATCCTTCAGCCACTGAGTCCTGGCCTCACATTCACCCAATGGATATCCAGATGGCCATTTTTCATTGTGCAGATGATCTTACCAAGCAATATATTTTGTCCAAACTTTCCATTTGTCAATATGCACTCCCCCTTGTGGTGCCAAATCCCAACAATTGTCAGATTGAATTTTATCTCTGGTCTCTCAGACAAATTAGGAAGAGTTGGCAAGAATCAAGTGAATCACCACAAGACCAGAGCTACAGTCACAAGAATCAGCAGATATGTCGAGTCTCTACCCCTATCGTGTCCTTCATTAGAGTAGGAAATGGCCTCTCTGCTTCCAAATCTCAGATCATGAACTCTCTCCTCAGTAAACGTAAACATGATGTGTTTTTTCACAGACACTGTAGAGGAAGCAACAAACACTGTCTCATGATGGAGGGAGTGGTGGACATCTGCTGGTTCTGTCCTGCAGGCCAAGGTGAAGACATATTTGACAAGTGTCTGACCTTCACCAATCTTCATGGAGATGCAAAGGAACATTGCCAACAACTCACCTTCCTGCAAGATGTCTCTTCTCTCATTGTGATCCTCATGTCAGCTTCtgataacaataaagaaaaccaaaactttGTCAGACACCTCTGTCAGTCACCAAGACCCTTGATCTGCTTGATTGATGACAAAGAAAAAGTCATAGCAAATAATTCTGGTAAAAGAATGAGAATTGGCATCAAGAATAGAAATGAGGCAGAACTAACAGAGGAGCTCACAAATGCCATCAAACATTTTCTAGAGCTCTCTAATACTGCTCTCAGTTTAGAGGACTGTTCACAGATAGCTAGAAAACAAGGATTCCTTATTGATGAAGACCAGAGGGACTGcaaggaagccaaagaaaaggcACAGACCATAATGGCCCTCCTGGAGGAATGCAAGTTATCtcagacaaaagaaaatttactacCCCTACAGGGACAACTTTGGCACCTTTGGtgtaagaaagacaaagaattcTATCATCTGAGAGAAAAGGGGAATAGGAGCATTGAGCAACACAAGAGTGAGATTGAGACCGACAAAAGAACAATTCGATGTCGGCAATTGGAAAAAGCCTTTCCTCTCAATGATTTGATGCGCTCTGTTCTTCAACTCCTCCAAGAATATTCAGAAACCCATAACAATCTCTACTTTTTGCAGTGGCTGACTCTGTTTTTTGACAACCTGACTATAGAACACCTGGAAAAGTTGCACGAAAAGCAGAGATCTTTGTGGTTAATGgtgcaaagagaaaagcaaagagcacAGAAGAGCAACTCCCTGACACTCTGGCAGAAGCAGATAGAAGCCATCTCCATGGAGATTCATGACTGTACTTTAGGAACTGAGCATCTTCTTCGAGAAGTTGGCCAGATCTATGAAGCTCTGGAAGAAACTTCTTCCTCTAGAGAGAAattttttctctgcctccctcaaaTTGCTGCAGATCTGATGATAGCTGGGGTTCCCATTGAGCTGATGGATGGGGATGCTTCTTATGTCCCTCTAAAGTGGTTAGCAGCTATTTTTGACAAGATCTCAGAGAAAGTTGGAGACAAAAGGCTGTTTGTTCTCTCTGTCCTTGGcctgcagagctcagggaagtcTACCCTGTTGAATGCCCTGTTTGGCCTACAGTTCACAGTCAGTGCAGGCAGGTGTACCAAGGGGGCCTACATGCAACTTCTGAAGGTGGAAGAGACATTCACAGAAGAACTTGGCTTTGACTTTGTGCTTGTTGTAGATACAGAAGGACTTCGGGCTCCAGAACTAAACAATAAATCCCAAAATTGGGACAATGAGTTGGCAACCTTTGTGATTGGCCTTGGAAACTTGACTCTGATCAATATTTTTGGGGAGAATCCCTCGGAGATGCAAGACATCCTACAAATAGCTGTTCAAGCATTTCTAAGGATGAAACAAGTGAAAATCTCCCCCAGTTGCCTCTTTGTCCATCAAAATGTGGGAGAAGTTACAGcaaaagaccaaaatatggaaGGACGCAGgtgtttagagcagagactggatgAAATGGCAGTAACAGCTGCAGAACAAGAAGAGTGCTCAAATGTATCCCACTTCAATGACGTCATTAAGTTTGATGTCAATAATCATGTCTACTACTTTGCTCACCTATGGGATGGCAATCCCCCAATGGCTCCTCCCAATCCTCGTTATAGTCACAATGTTCAAGAACTAAAGAATAGAATTATTTTGACTGCCAAACAGGAACCCAGAGGTAGTATCATGAAGATATCAGATGTCAAATTTCGAGTTCAAGATTTGTGGAAAGCCCTAGTCAATGAGAACTTTATTTTCAGCTTCAGGAATACCAGAGAGATCATGGCCATGAGCAAGCTGGAAACCATGTATAACCATTGGACCTGGGAGCTGAGAAGTCACATGCTCGACTTTCAGAACCAGTTAATCAATCAGATTCAGAATGGAAAAGTTCAAGCACTCAAAACAAGCATATTTGAGGCTCCAGTCACAGAAAAGTATATGGCAATTAAGCAAgaacttgaaaaatatttcagtgaAGACCCAGACAATGAAATACTAGTTCAATGGAAatcaaattttgaaaataaactaATAATCCTTAAAGAGGCACTTATTTCAGACACCAGAAGGAAAGCCAATGaacttattcatttaaaaaagaatcaagaaaggcTGGACAAGAAAAAATCAAGTTATGAAAATGAATTGTTGGAAAGAAGCAGAAAGTTGGCTTTAACTGTAAAGGGTAAAGAATTAAATGAAgaagaattacatgaaaaattCAATCAACTTTGGAAAAAATGGGTCTGTGAGGTGTCCTTAGATCTTCCTCCAGTCATAGAACCTGACATTGACACAGATTCTGAAAACATCCTCTGGGAGTATTTCCAAAAGGAGATAAACATGGTGGACATACTAATGAGATATTCTGAAgacaaatttcaaataaattatgaTGAGCatgtaaaaatgaataagaagTATAACTTCATGACTAGGACATTAAAGGTCTGTGATAGGGTATCCATTAATATGACTACTGAAAATATTATTACAAGATTTAATGAAACTATAAACAATATTCATAAGCAACAGTGTGATTATAATTCAAGTTATTTCCATGAAATTCTGAGaataatagaagaagaagtaAAATCTGCACATACTGAGGAAAGATATACATTTACAAGCAAATACATCATTGACTTGTCCTTATGCTTATTCCAAAGAGCATCTAAGAGTTTTAAGGAAATGCACAAGGCATTCAAAAGTGCGAATGACCCTGTGAACTatctggagagaaagaaagatgatttcTTTATGAGTTTTAAGATCTCCTGCCAAGGTGCCACCTCCATCAAAACATTTGTCGATTTTCTTTGGCACAAGCTCACTCCTGCTATCTCTGCCACCATAAGGGGGAAAATGGTCATTAAAATAGCTGGAGACATGCGATCTAGCTGCCCTGAATTCAATGGAAACAGGGCTAATTTGGAGAAACATATTCTCATTTCTCTGGCAGAAGAAGAAAACTTTGATAATTACTGGCAGTACCTTCATTATACGAAATCTTTTTTTAGCAGCTATATTGAAAACCATATTAAACAATACTGTTCAAATGaaggaagtaaaaaaataaagacttttttaaaaataagtttaggTGACATCAAGAATGCCATCCTGTCTGCCATTCATGAGTCCACAGCAGTGGCTAAAGATAAAGGCAGCACTGCATCTGGCTGGCTGGATTTGTTCTGCGACCATCTAGGGAGCAACCTGGTCTTCCCAAGGAGAGACCTGGTAAGCATCGAGCACCAGGAGATAACGGACACTGAGTTTCTCAAAGAAGCCATGAGCACAGCTTTGGATCCTGCAAtgaggaaagtagaagaggaCTGTTCAAGAAAGCCCATGGATGAAATGGTCCCTGACATTGAGAAAATTCTCTCTGAACATCTCTGTGGCTGCTGgaaacagtgtcctttgtgtaAAGCAATTTGTACAAACACCATTCCCCAACATGAAGGAGACCACAGTGTGCCATTCCACCGTCCTCAGGCTGTCAGTGGCTGGCATAAGCATAAAACAGACCACTTTGTCATTGACTGTTGTACCAGTTCAGTAGCAAGTGACCGCTTCATGCTTTTGGGAAATAACCGGGAAATCCCATATAAGAACTACCGACAGGCAGGAGGGGATTATGCCACATGGAGCATCGCCCCAGATTCATCCACCCAGTCATACTGGAAATGGTTTGTCTCACACTTCAGATCAAAACTAGAGGAAAAATACCAGAAAAAATTTACAGATACAGGTGAAATCCCAGAGGCATGGGCCAAAATCACAAAGGAGGATGTGCTAAATGActtgaaagaacaataa
- the Mrpl17 gene encoding 39S ribosomal protein L17, mitochondrial isoform X2, producing MRLSLAVAISHGRVYRRLGLGPESRIHLLRNLLTGLVRHERIEATWARVDEMRGYAEKLIDYGKLGDTNERAMRMADFWLTEKDLIPKLFKVLAPRFQGFLERKGHADAQPPKTVNPLLYLSES from the exons atgaggTTGTCGTTAGCTGTCGCTATCTCCCACGGCCGCGTCTACCGCCGCCTGGGCCTCGGTCCCGAGTCCCGGATCCACCTTCTACGGAACTTGCTCACAGGCCTAGTTCGCCACGAACGCATCGAGGCGACATGGGCACGCGTGGACGAGATGAGGGGCTACGCGGAGAAG CTCATCGACTATGGAAAGCTGGGAGACACCAACGAACGAGCCATGCGTATGGCTGACTTCTGGCTCACT GAGAAGGACTTGATCCCAAAGCTGTTTAAAGTGCTAGCGCCTCGGTTCCAAG gATTTCTGGAACGTAAGGGGCATGCAGATGCTCAGCCTCCTAAGACAGTAAATCCACTGCTTTACCTTTCTGAATCTTAG